In Rhodopirellula bahusiensis, the following proteins share a genomic window:
- a CDS encoding patatin-like phospholipase family protein, with product MKIALAFSGGGVRATVFHLGVLARLAREDLLGNVHMISSVSGGSLAAGLVFAATNNRWPSSAEYLHEVVPKILHLLTTQNLQRSYVIKSLMFPWQILSGRAAVLGDELERRWQINGDLSDLPESPRWLINATCYQTGKNWRFQRDLMGDYQTKYIVDPKLPLSHALAASAAVPGLIGPLIVKAKHHRWQEMRNDEWHSIPAKYKRLHLWDGGVYDNLGVEALFKPGIGLVDGTDFLIVCDASRPLGSESRRSKWRPGYLKASMRLVDVATDQVRSLRARMLIDHFKKNPGSGAYLRLGLKSKRPTLRAHTPPEATASSSGIRDSHWTEQPSLTDEEVDRVSRIETTLRRLNHQEFSMLFRHGYEVANGTLARYGGESLDQLPRSRVLLRAA from the coding sequence ATGAAAATCGCACTGGCTTTCTCGGGAGGCGGCGTCCGTGCCACGGTGTTCCACCTGGGTGTGCTCGCGCGACTCGCCCGAGAAGATCTGCTGGGAAACGTCCACATGATTTCCAGTGTTTCCGGTGGCAGCCTCGCGGCGGGACTGGTCTTCGCCGCGACCAACAATCGCTGGCCGAGCAGTGCGGAATACCTTCACGAGGTCGTCCCCAAAATCCTGCACCTCCTGACCACGCAGAATCTGCAACGTTCTTATGTGATCAAGTCACTGATGTTCCCGTGGCAAATCCTCAGTGGCCGCGCCGCTGTCCTTGGTGACGAACTGGAACGCCGCTGGCAAATCAACGGTGACTTGTCCGACCTTCCCGAATCGCCTCGCTGGTTGATCAACGCGACTTGCTACCAGACGGGAAAGAACTGGCGGTTCCAACGCGACTTGATGGGCGACTACCAAACCAAATACATCGTCGACCCAAAGCTTCCACTGTCGCATGCGTTGGCCGCTTCCGCCGCCGTGCCTGGATTGATCGGACCGCTGATCGTGAAAGCCAAACATCACCGTTGGCAAGAGATGCGAAACGACGAATGGCATTCCATTCCCGCCAAGTACAAACGGCTGCACCTTTGGGATGGCGGTGTGTACGACAATCTCGGAGTGGAGGCACTCTTCAAACCAGGCATCGGATTGGTCGATGGCACCGACTTCCTGATTGTCTGCGATGCATCGCGACCCTTGGGAAGTGAATCGCGTCGATCGAAATGGCGACCGGGATACCTGAAAGCCTCGATGCGGTTGGTCGATGTGGCGACCGATCAAGTCCGCAGCCTGCGTGCTCGGATGCTGATCGATCACTTCAAGAAGAACCCCGGCAGCGGCGCGTACTTGCGTCTTGGTCTGAAGAGCAAGCGACCAACCCTGCGTGCCCACACACCACCAGAAGCAACTGCCAGTTCCTCCGGAATCCGCGACTCGCACTGGACCGAGCAACCTTCGCTGACAGACGAAGAAGTCGATCGCGTCTCGCGGATCGAGACGACGCTTCGCCGGTTGAACCATCAAGAATTCAGCATGCTGTTCCGACACGGCTACGAAGTAGCCAACGGAACCCTGGCCCGCTACGGCGGCGAATCACTCGACCAACTCCCCCGAAGTCGAGTGCTCTTGCGAGCGGCCTGA
- a CDS encoding HAD family hydrolase produces the protein MTNDDPQRLLILDVDETLIYGSERELDRPADFRVGPFHIYRRPHLDSFLAAVAEWYTLAIWSSATNDYVSGIAAAIRPQNVEFEFVWGRERCVQRMDPERFETVFIKDLRKVKRLGFDMRRILFIDDTPSKMQRNYGNAVYVSPFEGEPDDELEKLTGYLGSIRTADNYRRMEKRGWRTHS, from the coding sequence ATGACCAACGATGATCCACAACGACTCCTGATACTCGACGTTGACGAGACTCTCATCTACGGTTCCGAGCGGGAACTGGATCGCCCAGCCGACTTTCGCGTTGGGCCGTTTCACATCTACCGCCGACCGCACCTCGATTCGTTTCTTGCTGCCGTTGCGGAATGGTACACCCTTGCGATTTGGTCGTCGGCAACCAACGACTACGTCTCCGGAATCGCCGCCGCCATACGTCCTCAAAACGTTGAATTTGAATTCGTTTGGGGCCGGGAACGCTGTGTGCAACGCATGGACCCTGAACGTTTCGAGACCGTCTTCATCAAAGACCTCCGCAAGGTCAAACGCCTTGGCTTCGACATGCGTCGAATCCTTTTCATTGACGATACCCCGTCAAAAATGCAACGAAACTATGGGAACGCTGTCTATGTTTCGCCCTTCGAGGGCGAACCGGACGACGAACTTGAGAAATTGACTGGATATCTCGGCTCAATTCGCACTGCCGACAACTATCGACGGATGGAAAAACGCGGATGGAGAACTCACTCGTAG
- a CDS encoding BNR-4 repeat-containing protein, translated as MTLNQKADGYRGVWYMNQPSGDEYVYKYSGGLGTYCSKHKPFAIYSEQVNKTFFCFGGATADDNRKLLHMVSYYDHETNTVPRPTILLDKLTDDAHDNPVISVDDEGHLWIFSTSHGQSRPSYIHRSKRPFDITEFELVKATRADENGRTPITNFSYMQMWHSGNGFQAFFTRYNYPAARTICFMSSVDGREWSAWQKLAAMGQGHYQVSGIGESKAGSMFNYHPQDKGLNWRTNLYYIETPDNGRTWTTAEGNKLSLPLKEVHNKALIHDYEAEGLNVYLKDLRYDTNDHPVLLYITSQGYEAGPKNDPRTWMLARWTGSEWKRSPITTSDNNYDAGELWLLADDDWRVIGPTEKGPQPYNPGGEVAMWKSADQGAT; from the coding sequence GTGACGTTGAACCAAAAGGCCGATGGCTATCGCGGCGTTTGGTACATGAACCAACCATCGGGCGACGAGTACGTCTACAAGTACAGCGGAGGTCTGGGAACCTACTGCTCCAAGCACAAACCATTCGCGATCTACAGCGAGCAGGTCAACAAAACGTTCTTCTGCTTCGGAGGCGCGACGGCCGACGACAATCGTAAATTGCTTCACATGGTTTCGTACTACGACCATGAGACCAACACCGTTCCCCGCCCCACGATCCTGCTGGACAAGCTAACTGACGACGCCCATGACAACCCCGTGATTTCCGTCGACGACGAAGGCCACCTTTGGATCTTCTCAACGTCTCATGGACAATCGCGTCCCTCGTACATTCACCGCAGCAAACGCCCCTTCGATATTACCGAGTTTGAATTGGTGAAAGCGACCCGGGCCGATGAGAATGGGCGAACTCCGATCACCAACTTTTCCTACATGCAAATGTGGCACTCGGGCAACGGCTTCCAAGCCTTCTTCACTCGCTACAACTACCCCGCCGCTCGCACGATTTGCTTCATGAGCAGCGTCGACGGTCGCGAGTGGAGCGCGTGGCAAAAATTGGCCGCGATGGGACAAGGGCACTACCAAGTCAGCGGCATCGGCGAGTCCAAAGCCGGATCGATGTTCAACTATCACCCGCAAGACAAAGGACTCAACTGGCGGACCAACCTGTACTACATCGAAACGCCGGACAACGGCCGAACCTGGACAACGGCAGAAGGAAACAAGCTTTCATTGCCGCTGAAGGAGGTCCACAACAAGGCTTTGATCCATGACTACGAAGCCGAAGGATTGAACGTGTACCTAAAAGATCTCCGCTATGACACGAACGATCATCCCGTGCTGCTTTACATCACTAGCCAAGGATACGAAGCCGGTCCGAAGAACGATCCGCGCACGTGGATGTTGGCACGTTGGACGGGTAGCGAATGGAAACGCTCTCCCATCACCACTTCAGACAACAACTACGACGCCGGAGAACTATGGCTGCTGGCCGACGACGACTGGCGAGTCATCGGGCCAACGGAAAAGGGACCGCAGCCCTACAACCCGGGCGGCGAAGTCGCGATGTGGAAGAGCGCCGACCAAGGTGCAACTTGA
- a CDS encoding CbrC family protein, whose amino-acid sequence MPTTIRFCDACYQCFRGGKVDHTVDTELGMVRVEDARLGRTHGLPLGNPPVLGDYKLIPQPVDPNFPDETWFHVQVDSEYLFEIIRTPDYYSWQGERWQFCCKRPCAFLGSLPAGALPDSESPADAIADWFQAPDWDSIGNNDFGSLTYYVFQCVSCGGLRFHEDCD is encoded by the coding sequence ATGCCAACAACAATTCGATTCTGTGACGCTTGTTACCAGTGTTTTCGCGGCGGCAAGGTTGACCACACTGTCGACACGGAACTCGGGATGGTGCGGGTAGAGGATGCTCGGTTGGGCCGCACTCACGGGCTTCCACTCGGCAATCCACCTGTTCTCGGCGACTACAAACTTATTCCGCAACCCGTTGATCCAAACTTCCCCGACGAAACGTGGTTCCATGTCCAGGTCGACTCGGAGTATCTGTTCGAGATCATTCGGACGCCGGATTACTACTCATGGCAGGGCGAACGCTGGCAATTCTGCTGCAAACGCCCGTGTGCATTTCTCGGTTCGCTCCCCGCAGGCGCGCTTCCGGACTCCGAATCTCCTGCGGACGCCATCGCGGACTGGTTTCAAGCACCAGACTGGGATTCCATTGGCAACAATGATTTCGGATCGCTCACCTACTACGTTTTTCAATGCGTTTCGTGCGGTGGCTTGCGTTTTCATGAAGACTGCGATTAA
- a CDS encoding FAD-dependent oxidoreductase: MVYGATPAGVAAAVAAGKSGQSVLLVEPTQRIGGLVTSGLSHTDFHSLESLSGAFLDFANRVENHYAETDGPESQSIKDSYHGTFGEPKVNLAVFHTLLDEQPSIELIHHHTLKALSLTETKPQNRIESATFVDPHGNTRTVHAQVLVDGTYEGDLMAMAGVDWRVGRESRDEHGESLAPETADSQLQAYNFRFIMTRDEANRVTPVAPPGYRREDFVGVLDAIESDKIQRVFDYPSKCIFKAHLPVLPGGKYDINDVSRGKVRLSLPGKNLGWPNGTPEERQAIFAEHLRDQVGLLYFLQNDLEVPDKFRQEALQWGWCRDEFLDTDHLPPQLYVREARRMQGAYIYTQADSEYAEEGTRTVFHRDSIAMADYGNNCHGTHHEGPRFGGKHSGEFYHPVPPYQIPYGVLLPKDIDNLLVPGAVSSSHVGFCALRLEPVWMSLGQAAGHAAALAVQQDQPVQQVDVAHLQRQLHADGSATIYVSDVLPDSPDFDAVQWWGAGGGLLKLYPAGTPRKPRGKKLHGQYSEAAPGHAAQLDLPLDAKLEQRWRALAVSIGVPLDALPKANDTTTRGDFIRAAATAAGE; encoded by the coding sequence GTGGTGTACGGAGCCACACCGGCAGGCGTTGCTGCGGCGGTGGCAGCAGGCAAATCGGGCCAGTCGGTTCTGTTGGTCGAACCCACCCAACGCATCGGTGGCTTGGTGACCAGCGGTTTGTCGCACACGGACTTTCATTCCCTGGAAAGCCTCAGCGGGGCATTCCTTGATTTCGCGAATCGGGTCGAAAACCACTACGCCGAAACCGATGGCCCTGAATCGCAATCAATCAAGGATTCCTATCACGGCACGTTTGGTGAACCCAAAGTCAACCTCGCGGTCTTCCACACCTTGTTGGATGAACAACCCAGCATCGAACTGATCCACCATCACACGCTCAAAGCGTTGAGCCTGACTGAAACGAAACCACAAAACCGCATCGAGTCAGCGACCTTCGTCGACCCTCATGGCAACACGCGAACGGTTCATGCCCAAGTGCTTGTCGACGGCACCTACGAAGGCGACTTGATGGCCATGGCTGGAGTCGATTGGCGAGTCGGCCGAGAGAGTCGCGATGAGCATGGGGAATCCTTGGCACCAGAAACGGCAGACTCTCAACTGCAAGCGTACAACTTTCGGTTCATCATGACTCGTGACGAAGCCAATCGGGTGACCCCCGTCGCTCCGCCTGGTTACCGACGCGAAGATTTTGTGGGCGTGTTGGATGCGATTGAGTCCGACAAAATCCAACGTGTCTTCGACTATCCCAGCAAGTGCATTTTCAAGGCTCACCTGCCCGTGTTGCCCGGTGGCAAGTACGACATCAACGATGTATCGCGAGGCAAGGTGCGGCTGTCATTGCCAGGCAAAAACCTCGGTTGGCCGAACGGCACGCCTGAAGAACGCCAAGCGATCTTTGCCGAACACTTACGAGACCAAGTCGGCCTGCTGTACTTTCTGCAGAACGACCTGGAGGTTCCCGACAAGTTTCGCCAGGAAGCGTTGCAGTGGGGATGGTGCCGTGACGAATTCCTGGACACCGACCACCTGCCACCGCAACTGTATGTGCGCGAAGCTCGTCGTATGCAGGGAGCCTACATCTACACGCAAGCGGACAGCGAGTACGCGGAGGAAGGCACCCGAACTGTGTTCCACCGCGATTCGATCGCTATGGCGGATTATGGAAACAACTGCCACGGAACCCACCACGAAGGCCCTCGTTTCGGCGGCAAACACAGTGGTGAGTTCTACCATCCCGTGCCACCGTACCAGATTCCCTACGGAGTTTTGCTTCCCAAGGACATCGACAATTTGTTGGTGCCGGGTGCCGTGTCGTCGTCGCACGTTGGCTTCTGTGCGTTGCGTTTGGAACCGGTGTGGATGTCGCTGGGACAAGCCGCCGGGCACGCAGCGGCTCTTGCCGTGCAGCAAGACCAACCCGTGCAACAGGTCGACGTCGCGCATCTGCAGCGTCAGCTTCACGCGGATGGTTCCGCCACGATCTATGTCAGCGATGTGTTGCCGGACTCGCCTGACTTTGACGCCGTCCAGTGGTGGGGTGCCGGTGGAGGATTGTTGAAACTGTATCCCGCGGGGACACCTCGAAAGCCACGTGGAAAGAAATTGCACGGGCAATACAGCGAAGCGGCACCCGGTCATGCCGCCCAACTCGACCTACCGCTCGACGCCAAACTGGAACAACGCTGGAGAGCGTTGGCTGTGTCGATCGGCGTGCCGCTCGACGCTCTTCCGAAGGCAAATGACACCACCACACGAGGCGATTTCATTCGCGCCGCGGCAACGGCAGCAGGTGAATAG
- a CDS encoding SMI1/KNR4 family protein, translating to MPFPVDIKFVTETERKLGVKFPPAYVNAMLKSNGGSVETPPDAWMLYTIFDTSDKKRLKRTCNDVVRETKAANDWPDFPPNAVAIGANGGGDQLILMPQADHPELLNHAVFWWDHETGDIHKVADDFGDL from the coding sequence ATGCCATTTCCCGTCGACATCAAGTTCGTCACCGAGACTGAACGCAAACTCGGCGTCAAATTTCCGCCCGCTTACGTCAACGCGATGTTGAAATCTAACGGCGGCAGCGTGGAGACTCCTCCCGACGCGTGGATGCTCTACACGATCTTTGACACCAGCGACAAAAAGCGCCTCAAAAGAACGTGCAATGACGTCGTGCGCGAGACCAAGGCCGCAAATGACTGGCCCGACTTCCCGCCCAATGCAGTTGCAATCGGTGCTAATGGCGGTGGCGACCAACTAATCCTGATGCCGCAAGCCGATCATCCGGAACTGCTCAATCACGCGGTCTTTTGGTGGGATCACGAAACTGGCGACATTCACAAGGTTGCGGATGACTTTGGAGACCTGTAA
- a CDS encoding APC family permease encodes MPTDSQPARNQSQGQLRRDVGLFGAMMMGLGSIVGTGVFVSIGIAAGITGPSVVFAILIAAIVATFNGLSSAQLAAAHPVSGGTYEYGYRWLTPSMGFTAGWMFLCAKSASAATAALGFAGYALQLFQVGQTDWTVPLAMGAVLVTTLLLLGGIRRSNWTNIAIVSTTLIALVAFVLAGLPVALESGRVNMTPLFASDQSTTAASQFLEACALMFVAYTGYGRIATLGEEVHNPRRTIPRAIIATLLVSSLLYAIVGGVAVAAAGTDILSGTTNRTTAPLQIVANQLKSPLIAKLVAVGAVTAMLGVLLNLILGLSRVVFAMGRRGDLPSKLSAVSTRSATPYVAVLAVGIGVATITLIGDVRTTWSFSAFTVLVYYAFTNFAATRLTSEERLFSPIVPWLGLASCLGLAFWVQPQIWIIGLALIVVGLMLQRLMQWCNR; translated from the coding sequence ATGCCCACTGATTCGCAACCTGCCCGCAATCAGAGTCAGGGGCAACTTCGACGTGACGTGGGTCTGTTTGGTGCCATGATGATGGGGCTGGGATCGATCGTCGGCACGGGTGTCTTTGTCAGCATTGGAATCGCGGCGGGAATCACCGGCCCATCCGTCGTTTTCGCGATTCTGATCGCCGCGATTGTCGCGACCTTCAATGGACTCAGCAGCGCTCAATTGGCGGCTGCGCATCCAGTCAGCGGCGGCACCTACGAGTACGGCTATCGGTGGCTGACACCATCCATGGGATTCACCGCGGGTTGGATGTTCCTGTGTGCGAAATCCGCTTCGGCCGCAACCGCCGCACTCGGCTTTGCCGGCTACGCCCTGCAACTCTTCCAAGTTGGCCAGACCGACTGGACGGTGCCGCTCGCGATGGGTGCGGTGCTGGTGACAACGTTGCTGTTGCTCGGTGGGATCCGGCGATCCAATTGGACCAACATCGCCATCGTCAGCACCACGCTGATTGCACTGGTCGCCTTTGTGCTGGCTGGATTGCCCGTCGCTTTGGAATCAGGTCGCGTGAACATGACGCCACTGTTCGCCTCCGACCAATCGACAACGGCGGCGAGTCAATTCCTGGAGGCTTGCGCATTGATGTTCGTTGCCTACACCGGCTACGGCCGAATCGCGACGCTCGGCGAAGAAGTCCACAACCCGCGGCGAACGATTCCGCGAGCCATCATCGCCACGCTGCTGGTCTCGTCGCTGTTGTATGCGATTGTCGGCGGCGTCGCGGTCGCCGCAGCAGGCACCGATATCCTGAGCGGAACAACCAATCGTACCACCGCTCCGTTGCAAATCGTCGCCAACCAATTGAAGTCCCCGTTGATTGCCAAACTGGTTGCCGTCGGAGCCGTGACGGCGATGCTGGGCGTTCTTCTCAACCTCATCCTCGGTCTTTCCCGAGTCGTTTTCGCGATGGGTCGTCGCGGTGATTTGCCAAGCAAACTGTCCGCGGTATCCACCCGGAGTGCGACTCCCTACGTCGCAGTCCTCGCCGTGGGAATCGGTGTCGCGACGATCACGCTGATCGGTGACGTCCGCACGACGTGGTCATTCAGTGCTTTCACCGTGTTGGTTTACTACGCCTTCACCAACTTCGCGGCAACACGACTGACATCAGAAGAACGCTTGTTCTCGCCCATCGTGCCATGGTTGGGATTGGCCTCCTGCCTTGGATTGGCATTCTGGGTCCAGCCCCAAATCTGGATCATTGGACTCGCATTGATCGTCGTCGGCCTGATGCTCCAACGACTGATGCAATGGTGCAACCGCTAA
- a CDS encoding endo-1,4-beta-xylanase: MTKSNSLSWLALLLLITPAGFAKSVSGDETNLPTKAPAGGERLVLAESTKPDRIGSYVADSLQHDIVTDQSASIGQTGLKNVETVAITVFDQPRNTWDASLSAKSDVAIAKGDQVLIGLWVRGESLSKEGTAIEGDGGVVEVVFEKRSDPYTKSIQYLVETKPNNEWKHVWIRCVCKDSYEAGECGVGLQIGYSPQRIEVAGLEVWKYPSETDIETLPMSPRSYTGRELDAAWRVEADQRIEKYRKCDMKLTIADADGNPMPNQVISIRQTKHAFRFGTAASVGMIGRTDDDAQKYREVLKELFNVVTVENGLKWEFWDNKTSQDHNQVLSAMDWCNEHDIAVRGHVLVWPAQKNSPKWITSLYDDPVALKQVVNTHIREMGFATHDRVADWDVLNETFDNREFEEHLGAECFSQFFQEADGVLPKADLYYNDYAGLVRAGVNTYHKDHFEMTIRRLIDEGAPIDGIGIQGHFGEILTPPHRLVRELDRWGQFDKKILITEFDVGISDQELMADFTRDFLTACFSHPDVDGIITWGFWAGAHWRPGSALYDKQWNLTAFGKAWVGLTNQKWMTDLKTELDRTGSVSSRVFKGDYQITVGDHTWDISATEDSEMTLTFPSAVEN; encoded by the coding sequence ATGACGAAATCCAATTCATTGAGTTGGCTAGCCCTCCTGCTGTTGATCACCCCGGCCGGATTCGCGAAATCAGTCTCCGGCGATGAGACCAACTTGCCAACCAAAGCACCCGCCGGTGGTGAGCGGTTGGTCCTGGCGGAATCAACGAAACCTGACAGGATCGGATCGTACGTCGCTGATAGCCTCCAGCACGACATCGTCACCGATCAGTCCGCCTCGATCGGCCAAACAGGATTGAAGAACGTCGAGACCGTTGCGATCACGGTATTCGATCAACCGCGAAACACCTGGGACGCGAGCCTATCGGCCAAGTCCGATGTCGCAATCGCCAAGGGAGACCAAGTTCTGATTGGCCTGTGGGTTCGCGGTGAATCGCTGTCCAAAGAAGGCACCGCCATTGAAGGCGATGGCGGCGTCGTTGAAGTGGTCTTTGAGAAACGCAGCGACCCGTACACCAAGAGCATCCAGTACTTGGTCGAAACCAAACCCAACAACGAATGGAAACACGTTTGGATTCGGTGTGTTTGCAAAGACAGCTACGAGGCCGGTGAATGCGGAGTCGGACTGCAGATTGGTTACTCACCACAGCGGATCGAAGTGGCTGGTTTGGAAGTTTGGAAGTACCCCTCCGAAACCGACATTGAAACGCTGCCCATGTCGCCTCGGTCGTACACCGGCCGGGAACTCGATGCCGCCTGGCGGGTCGAAGCGGATCAGCGAATTGAAAAGTATCGCAAGTGCGATATGAAACTGACGATTGCTGATGCCGATGGCAATCCAATGCCAAATCAGGTTATCTCCATTCGCCAAACCAAACATGCCTTCCGATTCGGAACCGCAGCCAGCGTTGGAATGATCGGACGCACCGACGATGACGCGCAGAAGTACCGCGAAGTCTTGAAAGAACTCTTCAATGTGGTGACGGTCGAAAACGGATTGAAGTGGGAGTTCTGGGACAATAAAACCAGCCAAGACCACAATCAAGTTCTCTCCGCGATGGACTGGTGCAACGAACACGACATCGCGGTGCGTGGTCACGTGCTCGTCTGGCCAGCACAGAAAAACTCACCGAAGTGGATCACGTCGCTGTACGACGACCCGGTCGCTTTGAAGCAGGTCGTCAACACGCACATTCGCGAAATGGGCTTCGCGACTCATGACCGCGTTGCCGATTGGGATGTGCTCAATGAAACGTTCGACAACCGCGAATTCGAAGAGCATCTCGGGGCCGAGTGTTTTTCACAATTCTTCCAAGAGGCCGACGGCGTCTTGCCCAAAGCAGATCTCTACTACAACGATTACGCCGGTCTGGTCCGCGCGGGCGTGAACACCTACCACAAAGATCACTTTGAAATGACGATTCGTCGTTTGATCGATGAGGGTGCCCCCATCGACGGGATCGGGATCCAAGGTCACTTTGGCGAGATCTTGACCCCGCCGCATCGACTGGTTCGCGAACTGGATCGTTGGGGTCAATTCGACAAGAAGATTCTGATCACGGAATTCGATGTCGGCATCTCGGATCAAGAACTGATGGCAGACTTCACCCGCGATTTTTTGACCGCGTGCTTCTCGCACCCGGACGTGGATGGGATCATTACCTGGGGATTCTGGGCCGGCGCACACTGGCGCCCCGGATCGGCGTTGTACGACAAGCAGTGGAACCTGACCGCGTTTGGAAAGGCCTGGGTCGGGCTGACCAACCAAAAATGGATGACTGACTTGAAGACCGAACTGGATAGAACGGGTTCGGTGAGCTCACGAGTCTTCAAGGGCGATTATCAAATCACCGTCGGCGACCACACTTGGGATATCTCCGCGACGGAAGACAGCGAAATGACGCTCACGTTCCCCTCCGCTGTTGAGAACTGA